One genomic segment of Ricinus communis isolate WT05 ecotype wild-type chromosome 5, ASM1957865v1, whole genome shotgun sequence includes these proteins:
- the LOC8287412 gene encoding uncharacterized protein LOC8287412, which produces MASQEHLDKMQLRQNYRNLWHTDLMHTIQADAPYCCLSFWCGPCVSYLLRKRALYNDMSRYVCCAGYMPCSGRCGESRCPEFCLATEVFCCFGNSVASTRFLLQDEFNIQTTKCDNCIIGFMFCLQQIACIFSIVAMIVGSEEISEASQLLSCLADMVYCTVCACMQTQHKIEMDKRDGKFGPQVMAVPPVQQMSRIDQAIPPSVGYPPQAAYGQPYAQGYPASGYPPPSNYPPPGYPPSGYSR; this is translated from the exons ATGGCTTCTCAAGAGCATCTTGACAAGATGCAGCTCCGCCAGAATTACAGGAATCTCTGGCACACTGATCTTATGCACACCATTCAAGCTGACGCCCCTT ATTGTTGCCTTTCTTTTTGGTG TGGCCCATGTGTGTCTTACTTGCTCCGCAAACGAGCTCTTTACAATGACATGTCAAG GTATGTCTGTTGTGCTGGTTATATGCCCTGCAGTGGCAGGTGTGGTGAAAGTCGATGCCCAGAATTTTGTCTTGCCACAGAG GTTTTCTGCTGCTTTGGAAATTCTGTGGCCTCTACTCGCTTTCTATTGCAAGATGAATTCAACATCCAGACAACAAAATGTGATAATTGTATCATT gGTTTTATGTTCTGTCTCCAACAAATTGCATGCATCTTCTCCATCGTTGCAATGATTGTGGGGAGTGAGGAAATTTCAGAGGCTTCTCAGTTACTTTCATGTTTGGCTGATATGGTGTATTGCAC GGTCTGTGCCTGTATGCAG ACACAACACAAGATCGAGATGGACAAACGGGATGGAAAATTTGGGCCTCAAGTGATGGCAGTGCCCCCGGTTCAGCAGATGTCCCGCATTGATCAGGCAATCCCCCCCTCTGTTGGATATCCACCCCAAGCGGCGTATGGACAACCTTATGCTCAAGGCTATCCTGCATCTGGTTACCCTCCTCCATCCAACTACCCACCACCTGGTTATCCACCTTCTGGCTATTCTAGGTGA
- the LOC8287413 gene encoding brassinosteroid-responsive RING protein 1 yields MGFPVGYTELLLPKLLIHTLSILGFIRKLINTLFRYLGLPDFLEPDISWPETPSRVPEFYSASAVLIREILPVVKFSDLVDPPDSCAVCLYEFEDHDEIRRLTNCRHIFHKACLDRWVGYDQKTCPLCRTPVIPDDMQEAFNERLWAASGIPDFYGDYSQIGAL; encoded by the coding sequence ATGGGCTTTCCAGTAGGTTACACAGAGCTACTACTACCAAAACTACTTATCCACACACTTTCCATTCTGGGCTTCattagaaaactaatcaaCACGCTTTTTCGCTATCTGGGTCTTCCTGATTTTCTCGAACCCGATATTTCTTGGCCCGAAACCCCTTCTCGGGTCCCCGAATTCTACTCCGCATCCGCCGTTCTCATCCGTGAGATCCTTCCCGTCGTCAAGTTTTCCGACCTCGTGGACCCACCTGATAGTTGTGCTGTTTGTTTGTATGAGTTTGAAGATCATGATGAGATCCGACGGCTCACAAATTGTCGCCATATTTTTCATAAGGCCTGTTTGGATAGGTGGGTCGGGTATGACCAGAAAACTTGCCCTCTTTGTAGGACTCCGGTTATTCCTGATGATATGCAAGAGGCTTTTAATGAGAGATTATGGGCTGCTTCTGGTATTCCTGACTTTTATGGCGACTACTCTCAGATAGGTGCTttatag